The nucleotide window AACGGGATCAGGAGTTTGTTGAATGACTTATCGTTATTCGACACGATGGAAGCATTCGTTGTGTAGTAAGCATTGGTCATGAGCTCCGTGGCAATGGCATCTCTGGAGGCACTCAGTTCCCAGACGACAGTATGGAGAAGATTACGTTTGGTTTCTTCATCAGCATCAGCCACCAGAACCATGGGATCGTTATCGCTTACCTGATGGATCACCTGCCAAAGCGCTTCTGGCTTCACATAGACCAACCCGTTCGGCAGAGAAACCGCCTGCCATTTGACCCCGGACGACGTTTTCTCCACCTGATTGATCAATCCGTGGATGCCACCAAGGATCGCATCGGCATTGAACCATGCAGGAAGCTTTATCTTCTGGGGAACGTACTTTCCCGATTCTGGAGACCCGAGCGGGTGATCCCATTCCTGCGAAATTTTTTCTGTAGCGACAGACACATCAGGTTGTGGCAGTGACTCAGCTATTGGCAGCGAACTTTCTTCGGAAGCCTTCACCTGCGCCATCTGCCCAAGAAAAGCCCCCATCTCATCATTACGAGACTCCTGGTCACACCGTTTCAAACAGGCCGTGAGAGGGTTGTTCGGCGTTATCTGGTGATGGTTGCGGATGATGCTGTCGAGTTCATCCCTGTTTGACAGCGCAACGTATTCCGGAATGCTCGCAAGTATGATGAGCGCTATTTGCGGATGATCTGCAGTCGAATAATACTGGCTGTGGAAAGAGGGAATTTTCCCGATGTCATGCGCCAGTGACACGATGAGGATCGTAGGTAGCATGATTCTTTCAGAGTTCTTTTCTACAAACTTGCGGGCAACCCCCAGGGAATGCCGATAGAGCGGTACGGTAGCCAATTGGGCAAGAGCTGCTGCCCCGTACGCCGAATCCGGATCAGATATCTGCTTGCCGACAGCTGCATATTTCTTGATTCCGACAACCGATGGGCATGTACCTTCCGAGTCGAGGATCTTAAGCAGATAGACGATCACAGTCTTGCGTTTCCCATTGATAAGCGTTTCCGGTTCCACAATGTCCCTGTAGAACTCTTCAATCTCCGAATGCCGAAATGTCGGTCGTGGAAATGCGGCTTCTTCCTCCTGTTTTGGAGTAGGTTCTCGCCAGAGTCGAGACAGATCAGTGAAGTGAACAACACGGCCTGTCCATACTGAAGATACCGTGGCGAGGTCGGTGCATGGCAGGTCATCATCCGGTTCCAGTTCCGAAATTGACAGTGGAACCCACGGTTCTTGCTCTACTTCAGCCGGACGCCTGGTTAAAATTCGCCACAGGTTGTAAGTGACCATCAGGAAACCGATAACGCCACAGCAGTAGAGCAGGATTATCATGCGGCCCCTCTGCTCATGGTTATGGAAGATGGTGCCGACGGGAAGACTATCTTCAACTGCGGGTCTCTGGCATCACGAGTCACACCCTTGTACCTACCGGAGTAGGTCAGCATGTAGAATTCCCTTGGTTGCAGCCCCAGAATATCCTGCACTTTCAAAATGTCCTGTTCCACTTCACGGGTAGTGACCTGGTTGGACCCGAAAATGCCGGTCAGCACGTTGCGCACGCCGAAATGCCGTACGACGTACTCGGATGTTTCAGCATCAGAACAGCGCATGAAGATCTTGGTGTTGGTGTTGTCAAGGATCGATTTACCGTATTCCTCGCCAATAGCGGCATATATTTGGTTCACGGACTGGGCGAAGGCATGCACCATCACGTCTGCTGACCCAGCCTTTGCGAAAAGGTCCTCAATGCCTTGGTAAAACAGGCTCTGGGCCTCATCTATGTAGATGGACAGCGGAGGGAATACTTTCTGCTTGTCAGAGAGATAGACCCTGCCGATGAAAGACTGGATCATCGACAGGAGGACTTTGCCAAGTGTTGTGGCTGCCTCCCTGGTAATCATGGTGCCGGTGTGCACGACCATGATTACCCCTTTCTTTCGTTCAAGTCGGCTGATGAAGCGGTTGCTGTCGGCCTGGCCGATAATCTTGCCGATGTTCCCGGAGGAAAGCTCCATCAAGCAGGTGCGTAATGTTGAAGACACCTTCGAGTAATACTCCTGGGGAGATTCAAGGATGTCCTGGATCATGCCGGCGTTTAGCAGCGCCTCGGGTGTCTTGATTTCCTGCAGTAGCCCCATTGTGCTGCTCAATGATGAACGGCGAATGCTTTGTCTGATAGCATCCATATTTTGCCTGGGAAGACGTTTTTCCCAATCGGCGATGATGATGTTGGCTGAGATGATGGCAGTTGTGATTTCCTTTGCAATGTTGCGGTAGAATGGCTCACGTCCGCCCTGGATGCCTGAAACGATATGGCCGACGAGTTCGTCCGGCATGAAGTAATAGGCCATAGGATCGATGACCGCTGAGTATTCCGGAAAAATCGGCGTTACCAGCATCAAATCCTTGAGCCTCTCCGCCTTGCGGGCAACCTCGAAGATCTTGGTGAAGATCTGCTGGTCACCTTTGGGGTCGAAGTAGACCACGCTGTTGCCTTTCATGATGTCCTGCTCAATTAGGTTCTCGCAGAGTCGCGTTTTGCCGACCCCAGTAGTGCCAAATACGAACATATGACGTTTTCGGTATTCATCAGGGATCGAAATCGGAACGATCCGTGTCGGTCGTTCCATCTGAACTCCGTTGCCGATGGAGGTCATGAATTCCGGGTTGGTGGTTTTATGGGGCGATGAGGATCTGAACATGTTCCCTCAACTCCTTTCCGACTTTATTGATAGAGGTCTTCGGTATCCGAACCGGCGTAACAACTTCACTGAATCCTCCTGCAATACGCCGTCGGCATTTGATCCCGGTAATGCCGGTCAGATCCTGAAGCAGCAGAGCCGGCAAAACACGAGATGTCCGGTTCAGGATGAGTCGAACTTTTGCAATGTCTCCTCCCACCATGACGGGGCGCACACTTGTCACCAGGAAGCTGCGCTGCTCACCTATGCGATAACGGGAACGTTCATGTGGCGGCTGATAGCGTAATGGGCATTCTCCGAACAGGATCAGCGGCTTAAGTAAGTCATCAATTTCCAGAGTTACGTGTAATGTCCCCCGGGAACCGATACGTCCCACGGCCCCACAAAAAACCCTCCCCTGAAGTTCCTGCAGTTTTTTTGCTTCCAGCAGGATCTGGCGTTTTTGCAGTTCCGCTTCGACACTGTGAATGATATGCCGGCGGAGCTTCTTGGGAATGTCCTTCAACTGCATTTCGACCGGGTGTCCCAGCTTGGGATAGGCAATTATTTCCAGTTCACCCTCTGCCCGGACAGTAACCGTCCTCTGAAAAGCTGCCATCAGTGTCCTTGCCACAGCGCATTCAACAGCATCGACTATCTCGTCCTCCGGCAATCCGTATTTGTGGAGAAGATCAGCGGACAGCATTGCCGAATACCTCATCCCATGGTGATTCGATCCTGGGCGTGCTGATAGCTGCGATGAGCGTCGTCGCCTGTGGTTTCGTATGCTCAGCGAGGATGCGATACACTTTTCCGGCGTAACGGTCCCCCTTCGACGGGGTGCGCGAGTTGTAACAACCGACAGCCCGCCAGGTGTAGCCATAATCATGGACACATTGGGCCAGTACCCAGGCTCCCACCTTTACATTCGTGCATGGCTCCCCCAGTTCATTCCATGTTTTGCCAAGCCTTTTTGCCCAACTGGAATTTATCTGCATCAGACCGTAATCGTAGGTCCCGTTACTGTTGCGATTGATCGCACGGGGGTTGAAGTTGCTCTCCGTCTTGGCAATGCTCCAAAGCAGTTGTGGCGATATGCCGTATTGACTCCCGGCCTCCTCGAAGCAGAAAGCTTTGGCCTGAATCGGCACGCAGGCAAGACTGATCATGAGCAGGCAGATGCCTGGT belongs to Geobacter sp. SVR and includes:
- a CDS encoding HD domain-containing protein, which encodes MIILLYCCGVIGFLMVTYNLWRILTRRPAEVEQEPWVPLSISELEPDDDLPCTDLATVSSVWTGRVVHFTDLSRLWREPTPKQEEEAAFPRPTFRHSEIEEFYRDIVEPETLINGKRKTVIVYLLKILDSEGTCPSVVGIKKYAAVGKQISDPDSAYGAAALAQLATVPLYRHSLGVARKFVEKNSERIMLPTILIVSLAHDIGKIPSFHSQYYSTADHPQIALIILASIPEYVALSNRDELDSIIRNHHQITPNNPLTACLKRCDQESRNDEMGAFLGQMAQVKASEESSLPIAESLPQPDVSVATEKISQEWDHPLGSPESGKYVPQKIKLPAWFNADAILGGIHGLINQVEKTSSGVKWQAVSLPNGLVYVKPEALWQVIHQVSDNDPMVLVADADEETKRNLLHTVVWELSASRDAIATELMTNAYYTTNASIVSNNDKSFNKLLIPFRVDAFGVLTSELESTKPPVLRKIVKDIRPKQAEGKE
- a CDS encoding type IV secretory system conjugative DNA transfer family protein, whose translation is MFRSSSPHKTTNPEFMTSIGNGVQMERPTRIVPISIPDEYRKRHMFVFGTTGVGKTRLCENLIEQDIMKGNSVVYFDPKGDQQIFTKIFEVARKAERLKDLMLVTPIFPEYSAVIDPMAYYFMPDELVGHIVSGIQGGREPFYRNIAKEITTAIISANIIIADWEKRLPRQNMDAIRQSIRRSSLSSTMGLLQEIKTPEALLNAGMIQDILESPQEYYSKVSSTLRTCLMELSSGNIGKIIGQADSNRFISRLERKKGVIMVVHTGTMITREAATTLGKVLLSMIQSFIGRVYLSDKQKVFPPLSIYIDEAQSLFYQGIEDLFAKAGSADVMVHAFAQSVNQIYAAIGEEYGKSILDNTNTKIFMRCSDAETSEYVVRHFGVRNVLTGIFGSNQVTTREVEQDILKVQDILGLQPREFYMLTYSGRYKGVTRDARDPQLKIVFPSAPSSITMSRGAA
- a CDS encoding lytic transglycosylase domain-containing protein → MCRLPGICLLMISLACVPIQAKAFCFEEAGSQYGISPQLLWSIAKTESNFNPRAINRNSNGTYDYGLMQINSSWAKRLGKTWNELGEPCTNVKVGAWVLAQCVHDYGYTWRAVGCYNSRTPSKGDRYAGKVYRILAEHTKPQATTLIAAISTPRIESPWDEVFGNAVR